The following proteins come from a genomic window of Proteinivorax hydrogeniformans:
- a CDS encoding GNAT family N-acetyltransferase, with amino-acid sequence MFTYKIDDNIHLELLQQVHFDGLLNVLKRNQKDLGKWMSWIGTTCSIGDYQKFMNRMLSRNVKGLDIHSIIFYNNIIVGGICLTDIDKTNKKADAGYWLDFAYRKRGVITKVLPHMIEYAFFSLKLNRVNIVCSVVNSDSNKVPQRLGFRPEATLKEWELVNGEPHDFNIYGITKTAWEKKHTLKYSENFKYAIVKG; translated from the coding sequence GTGTTTACATATAAAATTGACGATAATATTCACTTAGAGCTACTTCAGCAAGTTCATTTCGATGGTTTACTCAATGTGCTAAAGAGAAACCAAAAAGACCTTGGAAAGTGGATGTCGTGGATTGGCACCACTTGTAGTATTGGGGATTACCAAAAGTTTATGAACAGGATGCTTTCTCGGAACGTTAAGGGATTAGATATACATAGTATAATTTTCTATAATAACATAATTGTAGGCGGAATTTGTTTAACTGACATTGATAAAACTAATAAAAAAGCAGATGCCGGGTACTGGCTAGATTTTGCCTACAGAAAAAGAGGTGTTATTACAAAAGTTTTACCACACATGATCGAGTACGCCTTTTTTAGTTTAAAACTAAATAGAGTAAATATAGTTTGCTCTGTAGTAAACAGCGATAGTAACAAAGTTCCACAAAGGCTAGGGTTCCGTCCTGAAGCTACATTAAAGGAGTGGGAGTTAGTCAATGGAGAACCACATGATTTTAATATTTACGGAATAACCAAAACGGCTTGGGAGAAAAAGCACACCTTAAAATATAGTGAAAATTTTAAGTATGCTATTGTCAAAGGATAA